A genomic region of Xanthomonas campestris pv. phormiicola contains the following coding sequences:
- the xdhB gene encoding xanthine dehydrogenase molybdopterin binding subunit — translation MADGPATADAALPQVHRSLRHDSAQGHVSGQARYIDDLPEPPGMLHLAFGLSEHAHARLLRVDLAPVRAAPGVVAVFAAADIPGENNVAPVAHDDPLFARDDVLYHGQPLFVVAADSHAAARRAARLARVEYAPLPALLSIAQARAAGAVLEPAQRMARGGDVDAALAAAPRRCSGALEIGGQEHFYLEGQIAVALPGEQGQLHVLSSTQHPSEVQHLIAELLGLSSADVTVEVRRMGGAFGGKETQAAAPAAACALVAALTGRPAKLRYDRDDDMRITGKRHDFQVDYSVGFDHDGRLLALRLELASRCGATTDLSLAINDRAMFHADNCYWLPVVEIVSHRLRTHTVSNTAFRGFGGPQGMLAIERVLDAVAAALGRDALAVRRANLYAAPDRNVTPYGMTVEDNVAPALIEELAARADYAARQAAVAAFNARHRVLKKGLALTPVKFGISFTTSHLNQAGALVLVYADGSVQLNHGGTEMGQGLMIKVAQIVADVFGIGIERVRITATRTDKVPNTSATAASSGTDLNGMAAYNAASAIRARLAALAAERGGVAPEQVRFAAGKVVAGGLELEFGVLCRQAHMARISLAASGYYATPKIHYDRARHRGRPFYYFAYGAALSEVVIDTLTGEHRVLAVDVLHDVGRSLNPAIDLGQIEGGFVQGMGWLTTEELVYDAHGRLLTHAPSTYKIPTASDRPARMDIRLWQAGRNEEATIHRSKAVGEPPLMLAISVFSALTQAVAAAVPGAGVPALDAPATPERILAAIAAGNADAR, via the coding sequence ATGGCTGACGGCCCTGCCACCGCGGATGCGGCGTTGCCGCAGGTGCATCGTTCGCTGCGCCACGACAGCGCGCAGGGGCATGTCAGCGGCCAGGCGCGCTACATCGACGACCTGCCCGAACCGCCGGGCATGCTGCATCTGGCGTTCGGCCTGAGCGAACACGCGCATGCGCGGCTGCTGCGCGTGGACCTGGCGCCGGTGCGCGCGGCGCCCGGGGTGGTGGCGGTATTCGCCGCCGCCGATATTCCCGGCGAGAACAACGTCGCCCCGGTCGCGCACGACGATCCGCTGTTCGCGCGCGACGACGTGCTCTATCACGGCCAGCCGCTGTTCGTCGTCGCTGCCGACAGCCATGCCGCGGCACGGCGCGCCGCGCGGCTGGCGCGGGTCGAGTACGCGCCGCTGCCGGCACTGTTGAGCATCGCCCAGGCGCGCGCCGCCGGTGCGGTGCTGGAACCTGCGCAGCGCATGGCGCGCGGCGGCGACGTCGATGCCGCCCTGGCCGCGGCGCCGCGGCGCTGCAGCGGTGCGCTGGAGATCGGCGGGCAGGAACATTTCTATCTGGAAGGGCAGATCGCCGTGGCGTTGCCCGGCGAGCAGGGCCAGCTGCATGTGCTGTCCTCGACCCAGCACCCGAGCGAGGTGCAGCACCTGATCGCGGAACTGCTCGGGCTTAGTAGCGCCGACGTGACCGTGGAGGTGCGGCGCATGGGCGGCGCGTTCGGCGGCAAGGAGACCCAGGCGGCGGCGCCGGCCGCGGCCTGCGCGCTGGTCGCCGCGCTGACCGGGCGCCCGGCCAAGCTGCGCTACGACCGCGACGACGACATGCGCATCACCGGCAAGCGCCACGACTTCCAGGTCGACTACAGCGTCGGCTTCGACCACGACGGCCGCCTCCTGGCGCTGCGCCTGGAACTGGCCTCGCGCTGCGGCGCCACCACCGACCTGTCGCTGGCGATCAACGACCGCGCGATGTTCCATGCCGACAACTGCTACTGGCTGCCGGTGGTGGAGATCGTCTCGCACCGGCTGCGCACGCACACCGTGTCCAACACCGCGTTCCGCGGCTTCGGCGGGCCGCAGGGCATGCTGGCGATCGAGCGGGTGCTGGACGCGGTCGCCGCCGCGCTCGGCCGCGATGCGCTGGCGGTGCGCCGCGCCAACCTGTACGCGGCGCCGGACCGCAACGTCACCCCGTACGGCATGACCGTGGAGGACAACGTCGCGCCGGCCTTGATCGAGGAACTGGCCGCGCGTGCCGACTACGCCGCACGCCAGGCGGCGGTGGCCGCGTTCAACGCGCGCCACCGGGTGTTGAAGAAAGGCCTGGCGCTGACCCCGGTGAAGTTCGGCATCAGCTTCACCACCAGCCACCTCAACCAGGCCGGCGCGCTGGTGCTGGTCTATGCCGACGGCTCGGTGCAGCTCAACCACGGCGGCACCGAGATGGGCCAGGGGCTGATGATCAAGGTCGCGCAGATCGTCGCCGACGTGTTCGGCATCGGCATCGAGCGCGTGCGCATCACCGCCACGCGCACCGACAAGGTGCCCAATACCTCGGCCACCGCGGCGTCCTCGGGCACCGACCTCAACGGCATGGCCGCCTACAACGCGGCCAGCGCCATTCGCGCGCGGCTGGCGGCGCTGGCCGCCGAACGCGGCGGGGTGGCGCCGGAGCAGGTGCGCTTCGCTGCCGGCAAGGTCGTCGCCGGTGGCCTGGAACTGGAGTTCGGCGTGCTGTGCCGGCAGGCGCACATGGCGCGTATCTCGCTGGCGGCCAGCGGCTACTACGCCACGCCGAAGATCCACTACGACCGCGCCCGCCACCGCGGCCGCCCGTTCTACTACTTCGCCTACGGCGCGGCGCTGAGCGAAGTGGTGATCGACACGCTGACCGGCGAGCACAGGGTGCTGGCGGTGGACGTGCTGCACGATGTCGGCCGTTCGCTGAATCCGGCGATCGACCTGGGCCAGATCGAAGGCGGCTTCGTCCAGGGCATGGGCTGGCTGACCACCGAGGAACTGGTCTACGACGCGCACGGCCGGCTGCTGACCCATGCGCCGTCCACCTACAAGATTCCCACCGCCAGCGATCGCCCGGCGCGGATGGACATCCGCCTGTGGCAGGCCGGCCGCAACGAAGAGGCGACCATCCATCGCTCCAAGGCGGTCGGCGAACCGCCGCTGATGCTGGCGATCTCGGTG